The genomic window ttaaatttatgtatcggACACTACTCATTCTCCTAACGATAAACTTGATACTTGTCTTGCCTAAACAACTAATGCCGGCCCAAACCATNNNNNNNNNNNNNNNNNNNNNNNNNNNNNNNNNNNNNNNNNNNNNNNNNNNNNNNNNNNNNNNNNNNNNNNNNNNNNNNNNNNNNNNNNNNNNNNNNNNNNNNNNNNNNNNNNNNNNNNNNNNNNNNNNNNNNNNNNNNNNNNNNNNNNNNNNNNNNNNNNNNNNNNNNNNNNNNNNNNNNNNNNNNNNNNNNNNNNNNNNNNNNNNNNNNNNNNNNNNNNNNNNNNNNNNNNNNNNNNNNNNNNNNNNNNNNNNNNNNNNNNNNNNNNNNNNNNNNNNNNNNNNNNNNNNNNNNNNNNNNNNNNNNNNNNNNNNNNNNNNNNNNNNNNNNNNNNNNNNNNNNNNNNNNNNNNNNNNNNNNNNNNNNNNNNNNNNNNNNNNNNNNNNNNNNNNNNNNNNNNNNNNNNNNNNNNNNNNNNNNNNNNNNNNNNNNNNNNNNNNNNNNNNNNNNNNNNNNNNNNNNNNNNNNNNNNNNNNNNNNNNNNNNNNNNNNNNNNNNNACGTGTTGTTTAGTGCATTGTTAAATAGTACTGTGTAgtaccattttattttatcgggTAATCGTTTGAGCAATATGTTTGGGATGCCGTCGAAGCCGGaggattttttattgtttaatttcgagaagataatttttagTTGGTTGTAAGTTGTGAAATagtttatttctgtttctggGTGTTTGGGGTTGTCCGCGGTATTTTCGTTTGAGAATGTACAGACTGTTTTATTTAGTGCTCTGTCTTGTTCTATTATGTTTTTGAGCTTGTTTGTTTCGGCGATGATAATTCTGTTTAGTTGTTCTCGACCCATGTGGTCGTTTTGTGTGTGGGTTTTGGAGAAGTGGGTGCCGATAATGTCTAATTTTTCCGTTGTTTTagatattacgaaattatcCTCGGAGTCTTTGTTGGTGTTGTGTATCGCTATACCTGCTTCTTGGATGAGGGAGGCTTTTTCTGGGGGTAGTTTGAGAGGTGGTATGGGGTTTTGTTCTTTTGGTCTGAAGATTTGATTTATCTGCGGGAACATGCTGGCAGAGTCTtttttcgagatatttccTATTTTGTTTGTCCAGTATTGATTTATAGAGATTGCGAATTCTTGTTTtagttgtaattttattttgtatagtaGGTACTTTGGGAATTCTAAGTCTTCTCGTTTGTCGTAAGAAtagttatattttgtattgttcAATTTGGAGAGTATGTAACTTTTGTCTCGTTgtagtttttttattttgttgttgaTATAGGGCTCGCaagaatttttttgttttaggTTTGGTACGGATCTTTGAAGAGCGATTTGTatatgtttttctatttcgtctATGAATGAGTCGATTTGTCTGTTTGTTAGGTTGGCGTTGTTGTAGATTTTCAGGTCGCAATTTTGTTCCAgaattttttggaattttttccaatctgtctttttgtaattaaacCTGGGGGTTTCGGTCTGCGTCTCAAGTGTTAAATGGTCGGATGTATTCTTgcttatttgaaattttatggcGTTATTGTCGCTGTCATAGTCTAGGGTTTTGAGGGTGTTATTTGGTCGCAGGTCTTGGAATTTTAGTCGCGCATCTGCTAGGCATATGTCCAGGTATGAGCCTGCTTTTGGGTAGGAGGGTAGTTCGGAGCTGTAAAGGTTTGTTTTGTAGAGTATGCTTTTATTGTCTAACCAGTTTCTAATGAAGTTTCCTCTCGTATTGTTTATATCGTTTTTCCAGCTTGTGTGTTTTGCGTTAAGGTCGCCCGCTATTATATAGTAGTTTTCCTGTTTATCGAGCTGTAAAATTTCGAAGAGATTGTTGAATTCGTCGTTAAATTCTTTTTGGTTCCCGTAGGTTGCGTAGGCTGCCGTGATAAATAGGTTTTCCNNNNNNNNNNNNNNNNNNNNNNNNNNNNNNNNNNNNNNNNNNNNNNNNNNNNNNNNNNNNNNNNNNNNNNNNNNNNNNNNNNNNNNNNNNNNNNNNNNNNNNNNNNNNNNNNNNNNNNNNNNNNNNNNNNNNNNNNNNNNNNNNNNNNNNNNNNNNNNNNNNNNNNNNNNNNNNNNNNNNNNNNNNNNNNNNNNNNNNNNNNNNNNNNNNNNNNNNNNNNNNNNNNNNNNNNNNNNNNNNNNNNNNNNNNNNNNNNNNNNNNNNNNNNNNNNNNNNNNNNNNNNNNNNNNNNNNNNNNNNNNNNNNNNNNNNNNNNNNNNNNNNNNNNNNNNNNNNNNNNNNNNNNNNNNNNNNNNNNNNNNNNNNNNNNNNNNNNNNNNNNNNNNNNNNNNNNNNNNNNNNNNNNNNNNNNNNNNNNNNNNNNNNNNNNNNNNNNNNNNNNNNNNNNNNNNNNNNNNNNNNNNNNNNNNNNNNNNNNNNNNNNNNNNNNNNNNNNNNNNTCGAAATAGTCCattagactatttctggtggcagcaactaccgtattaattggatgtttaaatttatatttcaactactatcattccttttccttctcgaTCAAACTAGCGATagagataatttaaaaatatataagtcaaaacgtaacagtataaaaaaatttttggtGGCAAGCGGTGGGATACGCTTCACGGAGGATTAAAGTTGTTATGATTGGTGGGATACGCTCCACAGAGGATTAAAGTTATTATGGCtactgataaaatatatacttaagAAAATATGGCGACCGCACTAGAATCATTAGACGAAGACGTGGTCTTGACATTATCAGAGAAACTTAAAGCATGGGATGCAAATTTCCGTACAAAACTTCATGAATTACGAGACGAAATGCGTTCAATAAAGACAAAGCAAGAACCCGCGACACCTACACCACCCCCGATAATCGAGGAAGAGACAATACCGACAGGGGGTAACTCCCaaccaattaaattaaaggaCGCAATCGAATCAGTACCCATATTTGATGGACATCGATCGtcagtatttcaatttttaagagCGTGCGAGCGTGCACGAAATATGATTCCTAAATATCAAGAGCCtcaattagtaaaattattaatgaataagCTTCGCGGACACGCGTTCCTCGCTGTGGAAGACACCGAGCTGGTAAGTTTAAACgattttggaaataaattaaaagatatgttCGGGCCTGGAAAAACGGTTAACGAATATAAGGGCGAATTAGCGACGGTTTTCCAGCGACCAGGGGAAGATATATTGGACTATATGGACCGCGTTAGAAATCTTAGGTTAGCAGTAATAGACGATGAAAGGTGTGAGTACGGCATCATATCTCAAGATGTCTTAGATACAATAGATTGGGATACAAGGGAGGCTTTCGTAAGGGGACTTCCGAACGAGGTAAATTTGAGAGGAAAAATAGCAGGATACAATTCCTTAGAAAATGTGTATCGCCAAGTAGTCCGAGCAACGCATaagttaaaacgaataaacgataGAATGCGATACCAACGTCCGACACCtccgaataattttaatcgaaacaatGTTCGTCCCCCGAGCAATAATAACAACATCGGAAACAATCGTCCGCATCGAAGATTTGCACTGTCANNNNNNNNNNNNNNNNNNNNNNNNNNNNNNNNNNNNNNNNNNNNNNNNNNNNNNNNNNNNNNNNNNNNNNNNNNNNNNNNNNNNNNNNNNNNNNNNNNNNNNNNNNNNNNNNNNNNNNNNNNNNNNNNNNNNNNNNNNNNNNNNNNNNNNNNNNNNNNNNNNNNNNNNNNNNNNNNNNNNNNNNNNNNNNNNNNNNNNNNNNNNNNNNNNNNNNNNNNNNNNNNNNNNNNNNNNNNNNNNNNNNNNNNNNNNNNNNNNNNNNNNNNNNNNNNNNNNNNNNNNNNNNNNNNNNNNNNNNNNNNNNNNNNNNNNNNNNNNNNNNNNNNNNNNNNNNNNNNNNNNNNNNNNNNNNNNNNNNNNNNNNNNNNNNNNNNNNNNNNNNNNNNNNNNNNNNNNNNNNNNNNNNNNNNNNNNNNNNNNNNNNNNNNNNNNNNNNNNNNNNNNNNNNNNNNNNNNNNNNNNNNNNNNNNNNNNNNNNNNNNNNNNNNNNNNNNNNNNNNttacgatataacatataacgatatgtagtattactatataacgtataacgtaatgtagtattacgtaacaacgtataacgctatatagtattacgatataacgtataacgttatgtagcattacgatataacgtataacgtcatgtagcattacgttatggggtataacgttatgtagtattacgttataacgtataaccttaagtagttttacgttaaaacgtacaacgatatatacaattacgatataacgtataacggtatgtagtattacgatataacgtaaaacgttacgtagcattacgttatagcgtataacgctatgtagtattccgatataacgtataacgttatgtactgttacgttataacgtataacgatatgttgtattacgatataaggtataacgttatgtagtgttacgttttaacgtataacgatatgtagtgttacgttataacgaataacgttatgtagtaatacgttatagcgtataacgttatgtagtactacgttacaacgtataacgttatatagtattacgatataacgtatatcgatatgtagtgttacgttataacgtataacgatatatggtaatgcgatataacgtataacggtatgttgtattacgatataaggcataacgttatgtagtgttacgttataacgtataacgatatgtagtgttacgttataacgaataacgttatgtagcgttacgatataacgtataacgttatgtagtactacgttacaacgtataacgttatgtagcattacgatataacgaataacgttatgtagtactacgttacaacgtataacgttatattgtattacgatataacgtataacgttatgtagcattacgatataacgtataacgttatgtagtattacgttatagcgtataacgttatatagtattacgatatgacgtataacgttatattgtcttacgatataacgtataacgttatgtagcattacgataaaacgtataacgttatgtagtattacgttatagcgtataacgttatatagtaataccatataacgtataacgtaatatggtacttcgatataacgtataacgatatgtagtattacattataacggataacgttatgtagtactacgtaacaacgtataacgctatatagttttataaaataacgtataacgttatgtagtactacgtaacaacgtataacgctatatagttttataaaataacgtataacgttatgtagtattacgttataacgtataacgttatatagtattacgatataatgtataacgtaatgtagtattaggatacaacttacaacgttatgtggtgctacgatataacgtataacggtatgtagtattaccttataacgtataacgtgatgtagcattacgatataacgtataacgttatatagtaataccatataacgtataacgtaatatggtacttcgatatatcgtataacgatatgtagtattacattataacggataacgttatgtagtactacgtaacaacgtataacgctatatagttttataaaataacgtataacgttatgtagtattacgtaataacgtataacgctatatagtattacgatataacgtataacgttatgcagaattacgttatagcgtataacgttatgtagtatcgcgttataacgtaaaacgttatatcgtattacgatgtaacgcataacgttatgtagcattacgatacagtgtataacgttatgtggtattacgttatagcatataacgttatgtagtgttacgttaaaacgtataacgatatatagtactacgatgtaacgtataacgttatgtagaattacgttataacgtataacgttatatagtaatacgatataacgtataacgatatatggtactacgatataacgtataacgttatatagtaataccatataacgtataacgttatgcagaattacgttataacgtataacgttatatagtaatacgatacaacgtataacgttatgtagaattccgtcataacgtataacgttatatagtaataccatataacatataacgttatgcagaattacgttataacgtataacgttatatagtaatacgatataacgtataacgttatatggtactacgatataacgtataacgatatatagtaatgccatataacgtataacgttatgtggtactacgatataacgtataacgatatgtagtattacgttataacgtataacgttatgtagaattccgtcataacgtataacgctatatagtaataccatataacgtataacgttatgcagaattacgttataacgtataacgttatatagtaatacgatataacgtataatgttatatggtactacgatataacgtataacggtatgtagtattacgtcataacgtataacgatatgtagtattacgttataacgtataacgttacgtagtactacgtaacaatgtataacgctatatagtaatataaaataacctataacgttatgtagtagtacgatataacgtataacgttatacggtactacgatataacgtataacgatatgtagtgttacgttataacgtataactatatatggtattacgttatagcgtataacgttatgtagaattacgttataacgtataacgttatgtagtatcgcgttataacgtataacgttatatagtaatgccatataacgcataacgttatctggtactacgatataacgtataacgatatgtagtattacgttataacgtataacgttatgtagaattccgtcataacgtataacgttatatagtaataccatataacgtataacgttatgcagaattacgttataacgtataacgttatagagtaatacgatataacgtataacattatatggtgctacgatataacgtatatcattatgtagcattacaatatgacgtataacgttatgtagcattacgttatagcgtataacgttatgtagtatcgcgatataacgtataacgttatgtagtgttacgttatagcgtacaacgttatatagtattacaacataacgtataacgttatctggtactacgatataacgtataacgatatgtagtattacgttatatcgtataacgttatgcagaattacgttatagcgtataacgttatgtaatatcgcgttataacgtaaaacgttatatagtactacgatataacgtataacgttatatggtactactatataacgtaaaacgatatgtagtattacgacataacgtNNNNNNNNNNNNNNNNNNNNNNNNNNNNNNNNNNNNNNNNNNNNNNNNNNNNNNNNNNNNNNNNNNNNNNNNNNNNNNNNNNNNNNNNNNNNNNNNNNNNNNNNNNNNNNNNNNNNNNNNNNNNNNNNNNNNNNNNNNNNNNNNNNNNNNNNNNNNNNNNNNNNNNNNNNNNNNNNNNNNNNNNNNNNNNNNNNNNNNNNNNNNNNNNNNNNNNNNNNNNNNNNNNNNNNNNNNNNNNNNNNNNNNNNNNNNNNNNNNNNNNNNNNNNNNNNNNNNNNNNNNNNNNNNNNNNNNNNNNNNNNNNNNNNNNNNNNNNNNNNNNNNNNNNNNNNNNNNNNNNNNNNNNNNNNNNNNNNNNNNNNNNNNNNNNNNNNNNNNNNNNNNNNNNNNNNNNNNNNNNNNNNNNNNNNNNNNNNNNNNNNNNNNNNNNNNNNNNNNNNNNNNNNNNNNNNNNNNNNNNNNNNNNNNNNNNNNNNNNNNNNNNNNNNNNNNNNNNNNNNTATGTGGTATAAGAGAtgtgatgtataacgttatgtggtattacgttggaacgtataacgttatgtggtgttacggtatgacgtataacgttatatagtattacgatataacgtataacgttatgtggtgtttcgttataacgtataacgttatgaggtattacgatatgacgtataacgttatatggtattatgttatatcgtatagcgctACGTGGTAGTTTgaaatatggtataacgttatgtggcattacgatataacgtataacgtcatgttgtattacgatataacgtataacattgtattgtattgcgttataacgtataacgttatgtagtactgcgatatgacgtataacgttatatggtactacgatataatgtataacgttatgcggtattacgatatagcgtataacgttatgtggtactaccatataaggtataacgttattttgtattacgatatgacgcataacgttatgtgatattacgtcataacatataacgttatgtggacttacgatatgacgtgcaacgttatatagtattacgatagaacgtataacgttatgtcgtattacgatataacgtataacgttatgtggtattacgatatgacgtataaagttatatggtattacgctatttagcataacgttatatagtattatgttgtatcgtataacgctacgtggtattatgaaataaggtgtaacgttatgtggcgttacgatagaacgtttaacgttggatagtattacgttataacgtataacgttatgtagtactgcgatttgacgtataacgttatgtggtactacgatagaccgtataacgttttgtgatgttacgacataacgtataacgttatatggtattacggtacttagtacaacgttatgtagtgttatgttatatcgtataacgctacgtggtattatgaaataaggtatatagttatgttgttttacgagataacatgtaacgttttatggtattacgttattacgtataacgttatgtagtactgcgatttgacgtataacgttatgtggtactacgatagaccgtgtaacgttatgcggtattacgatataacgtataacgtcatatagcaatacgatataacgtattacgttatgtgctattacgatataacatataacgttatgtggtgttacgaaataacatataacgttatgtgatattacgatctaacgtataacgttatgaggtgttacgatatgacgtataacgttgtatactattatgttatatcgtataacgctacgtggtattatgaaataaggtataacgtcatgttgtattacgatataacgtataacattgtatggtattacgttataacgtataacgttatgtggtattacgattatacgtataacgtaatgtaataacaggatataacgtataacgtcatgtagcaatacgatataacgtataacgttatatggtattacgatataacgtataacgttatgtggtgttacgatataacgtataacgttatatagtattatgttatatcgtataacgctacatggcattatgaaaaaaggaataacgttatgtggtattacgatataacgtttaacggaatgtagtattaggatataacgtataacgtcatatagcagtacgatataacgtataacgtaatgtggtgttacgatataacgtataacgtaatgtagtatttggaaatatcgtataacgtcatatatcaatacgacataacgtataacgttatgtagtattatgttatatcgtataacgctacgtggtattatgaaataaggtataaagttatgttgttttacgagataacgtgtaacgttgtatggtattacgttataacgtatgacgttatgtagtactgcgatatgacgtataacgttatgtggtactacgatatgacgtataacgttatatggtattacgctatttagtataacgttatatagtattatgttatatcgtacacCGCTAagtggtattatgaaataaggtgTGActttatgtggcattacgatatttagtataacgttatatagtattatgttatatcgtataacgctacgtggtattttgaaataaggtatgacgttatgtggcattacggtagaacgtataacgtaatgtagtatttggatatatcgtataacgtcatatatcaactcgacagaacgtataacgttatgtggtatttcgatatgacgtataacgttatatggtattacgctatttagtgtaacgttatacagtattatgttatatcgtataacccTACATGGTATTAtcaaataaggtataacgttatgtggtattacgatataacgtataacgttatgtggtgttacgatattacgtacaacgtaatgtagtattaggatataacgtataacgtcatatagcaatgcgatataacgtataacgttatgtggtactacgatataacgtatgacgttatgtggtgttacggtatgacgtattacgttttatagtattacgttataacgtatcacgttatgtggtattacgatatgacgtataacgttatgtgttattacgttataacgtgtaacgttatatggactaacgatatgacgtgcaacgttatatagtagtacgatagaacttataacgttatgtggcattacgatataacgtatatcgttatgtggtattacgatatgacgtataacgttatatgctattacgccatttagcataacgttatatagtaatttgttatatcgtataacgctacgtggtattatgaaataaggtataacgttttgttgtattacgatatatcgtataacaatgcatggtattacgttataacgtataacgttatgtagtactgcgatatgacgtatatcgttatatggtactacgatatgacgtataacgttttgtggtgttacgatatgacgtatagcgtcatatagcaatacgaaataacgaataacgttatgtggtgttacaatataacgtataacgttatgcggtattacgacataatgtgtaacgctatatagtattacgttataacgtataacgttatgcggtattacgatataaggtgtaacgttatatagtattacgatataacgtaaacgttatataatattgcgttataacgtataacgttatgtggtgttacgatatgacgtagaacgtaatgtagtattaggatataacgtataacgccatatagcaatacgatatgacgtataacgttatgtggtattacgatataacgtatagcattatgcggtgttacgttataacgtataatgctacattttattatgaaataaggtataaagttatatagtattacgctatttcgtataatgttatatagtataatgttatatcgtataacgctacgtggtataaggatatgacgtataacgttatgtggtattactatataaggtgtaacgttatatagcaatacgatgaacgtgtaacgttatgcggtattacgatatgacgtataacgtaatgtggttttgcgatataaggtgtaacgatatatagtactatgttataacgtataacgttatgtagcgttacgatataatgtttaacgctatgcggtattacgatataacgtataacattatgtggtattaggatataaggtataacgttatttggtgttacgatatgacgtataactttatatactattatattagatcgtataacgctacgtggtattttgaaataaggtataacgtcatgttgtattacgatatatggtataacgttgtatggtattacgttataacgtataacgttatgtagtactgcgatatgacgtgtaacgttatgtggtactacgatataacgtataacgttatgtggtgttacggtatgacgtattacgttttatagtattacgttataacgtatcacgttatgtggtgttacgatatgacgtataacgttatatactattatgttatatcgtataacgccaCGTGGTAtaaggatatgacgtataacgttatgtggtattacgatatgacgtatgacgttatgtggtattacgatctaacgtataacgttatgtggtattacgatataatgtgtaacgctatatggtattacgttataacgtataacgttatccggtattacgatatagggtgtaacgttatatagtattacgatataacgtataacgttatgtggtgtttcgttataacgtataaccttatgtggtactacgacataNNNNNNNNNNNNNNNNNNNNNNNNNNNNNNNNNNNNNNNNNNNNNNNNNNNNNNNNNNNNNNNNNNNNNNNNNNNNNNNNNN from Bombus pyrosoma isolate SC7728 linkage group LG8, ASM1482585v1, whole genome shotgun sequence includes these protein-coding regions:
- the LOC122570265 gene encoding uncharacterized protein LOC122570265, whose protein sequence is MILDKQENYYIIAGDLNAKHTSWKNDINNTRGNFIRNWLDNKSILYKTNLYSSELPSYPKAGSYLDICLADARLKFQDLRPNNTLKTLDYDSDNNAIKFQISKNTSDHLTLETQTETPRFNYKKTDWKKFQKILEQNCDLKIYNNANLTNRQIDSFIDEIEKHIQIALQRSVPNLKQKNSCEPYINNKIKKLQRDKSYILSKLNNTKYNYSYDKREDLEFPKYLLYKIKLQLKQEFAISINQYWTNKIGNISKKDSASMFPQINQIFRPKEQNPIPPLKLPPEKASLIQEAGIAIHNTNKDSEDNFVISKTTEKLDIIGTHFSKTHTQNDHMGREQLNRIIIAETNKLKNIIEQDRALNKTVCTFSNENTADNPKHPETEINYFTTYNQLKIIFSKLNNKKSSGFDGIPNILLKRLPDKIKCAALQYAYSTIERGMFVVTVPESVIGIFIYAFTVGVKDTVSC